One Flavobacteriales bacterium genomic window, ACGACGGACAACTAATGGTCCGGAACGATCGTTTCTTCGGTTTACACGGAATGTTGATTCCCATGGAAATTTCATGAGATCCACCCGATGCATTGGTCAATTTCGATATGGTTACATCATAGGAATATCCGATTTTAACCACATCGGTCTGGATACCTATTAATG contains:
- a CDS encoding type IX secretion system membrane protein PorP/SprF — its product is LIGIQTDVVKIGYSYDVTISKLTNASGGSHEISMGINIPCKPKKRSFRTISCPSF